A window from Fragaria vesca subsp. vesca linkage group LG5, FraVesHawaii_1.0, whole genome shotgun sequence encodes these proteins:
- the LOC101292610 gene encoding probable plastid-lipid-associated protein 4, chloroplastic-like: MALSSSWPPTLLTTTQSSSTPRLVPLTSLSFPSKPTTTPTIVPALSHKWRARISFFPAFLSKGKDAKTLKEELLDAIASLDRGADATPEDQQAVDQITRKLEAVTPVKEPLKSDLLDGKWELLYTTSKSILQTGRPKFLRSRVNYQAINVDTLRAQNMESWPTFNQVTADLTPLNARKVAVKFDYFKIAGLIPVKAPDRARGELEITYLDEELRVSRGDKGNLFILKMVDPSYRVPV, from the exons ATGGCATTATCTTCTTCTTGGCCTCCGACACTCCTTACAACCACCCAATCCTCCTCAACTCCCAGACTAGTCCCACTCACCTCCTTGAGCTTCCCTTCCAAACCCACCACCACTCCCACCATTGTTCCCGCGCTCTCCCACAAATGGAGAGCCAGAATCTCATTCTTCCCTGCATTTCTGAGCAAAGGCAAAGACGCCAAAACTCTCAAGGAGGAGCTTCTCGATGCCATTGCTTCACTCGATCGAGGCGCCGATGCCACTCCGGAGGACCAGCAAGCTGTTGATCAG ATTACACGCAAACTTGAAGCAGTTACTCCAGTAAAGGAACCACTCAAATCTGATCTACTGGATGGAAAATGGGAGCTTCTCTACACTACTTCCAAATCTATTCTCCAAACTGGG AGACCCAAGTTTCTAAGATCGAGGGTAAATTACCAAGCCATCAATGTGGACACACTCAGGGCCCAAAATATGGAGTCATGGCCAACTTTCAATCAG GTAACAGCTGATTTAACACCTTTGAATGCAAGAAAAGTGGCTGTAAAGTTCGACTATTTCAAGATTGCAGGCCTG ATACCTGTTAAAGCACCTGACAGAGCCCGTGGTGAACTGGAAATTACATATTTGGATGAAGAATTGCG